AACTGTCTTGACTATGCAAGCTTTGGGCTGCTCCAGAAATTTGGAATAAAAAACACAAGTTCAGTGAAGGAAATAGTTCTGAATATCACTAAAGAAAAggttttttatttcaatttctaTTTCCTAAATGATTgcttagatttatttttttgaacaatgaTATATGTGTTAGTGTTACTGTTATATTGTCGGTGAAGATAGAATCTTAACCTTTTAAACAACTCTCTTaagattttaattatttattttttaccaattacttttactaatttattatgACTATTTCGTAGGTACTTGATTTGTTAAAGTGTTGTTTGCTCTCCAATTCTCCTTTGACTGATTTATTTTTAGGAAAGAAACCATCTGCCGATGTTTCTAGGTTTTCCTCATCTGATGTTGAAATTAGTGGCAATATCCAAATCAATCTGAAACTAGTTATAAGAAAATCAGATGGCAAGGTTTTGTGTGCTCAAGGGGAACAAGATTTTGCAGACTTACTGTTAAGTTTTCTTACTTTTCCTTTGGGAGGAATTAATCGTATATTTGGAGAGAATTTTTCTTTGGGCAGCATTGGTCGATTGTACAAGAGCATTGCTGAATTAAATGAAAACAGATATTTGATTACAAAAGATGCTAAGAACATGCTCGTTGCTCCTTGCATTTCCCAACAGTTGAAATTAAGCAAACCAATATTTTCAATTCTTGAGCCAGGTGTTGTTGAATATAACTGTTATTATGATGGTGGTAATGCTATTTGTGGTCAATTTTTCAATGCTGGTGAAGATATGAGTTCTGCAGCAATTTgttggaatttgaatttttctaaCTGTGTGGCAAGTCATGAAGGTTATGTCAAGGGTCCAGCTATGTATGTTGCTACAGATGATTTGATCGTAGCACCTTTGTCTCCAATTTCTGCATTAGGTTTACTTAATCGATTCAAAATTCCACTTGATGATTTGAAGGAAAAGGTTGTCACCATTGGCATCAAGGAGGTAACAAAGAGCAAAACCAGTTAGTATTTCTAGATTTCTTAATCATCCTTTTAAAGGTTTTATAATTCATTACTTATTAGCAACATATTATATTTACCTTGGCGTTTGTTGCAGGCTCTCAGCATATTGAAGGCTGGTTTAACATCGAAATCTGCACTTACGAATGGTCTGGCTCACCTTTTAACTGAAGTTAAGGAGGAGAAGTGAGAACTCACATTTTGTGTTGTGTTAAGGTTCTTGGAGAAAATTTTGTACTGGACAACAACAACACTAGATTTACTATTTTGATGTTGTTATTTCAATTCTAGCATTTACTAGATTTGCTATTTACTAGATTTACTATTTTGAAGTTGTTATATCTATTCCATGT
This genomic interval from Trifolium pratense cultivar HEN17-A07 linkage group LG6, ARS_RC_1.1, whole genome shotgun sequence contains the following:
- the LOC123888935 gene encoding uncharacterized protein LOC123888935; this encodes MAAATNTNTTTQTEEHVILKLLLNEKGNKVLFAEAGKDFVDILCSFLTIPLGTIARLAEKQSIIGLVNVGCLNSLYKSVADLDQGCFSTDTIKQMLLEPINAAEDYCNTLVLNIDDTQPTKYFACGQYCDARNTHDLITSTNKDKYKCYCGGSFTSTVWPRRFKQGFVNGIATFIITDDLNVMPNCLDYASFGLLQKFGIKNTSSVKEIVLNITKEKVLDLLKCCLLSNSPLTDLFLGKKPSADVSRFSSSDVEISGNIQINLKLVIRKSDGKVLCAQGEQDFADLLLSFLTFPLGGINRIFGENFSLGSIGRLYKSIAELNENRYLITKDAKNMLVAPCISQQLKLSKPIFSILEPGVVEYNCYYDGGNAICGQFFNAGEDMSSAAICWNLNFSNCVASHEGYVKGPAMYVATDDLIVAPLSPISALGLLNRFKIPLDDLKEKVVTIGIKEALSILKAGLTSKSALTNGLAHLLTEVKEEK